In the genome of Microtus pennsylvanicus isolate mMicPen1 chromosome X, mMicPen1.hap1, whole genome shotgun sequence, the window GGAATAAGATTTTATCTCAGCCTAGGAAAAGTAGACTGCTGTTATATAAAGCCTGGTCAAGGGCGTTAGCATTTttacacaaaaatgaaaagtttaaaaacttttaaagaaagttgAGATATTTCACTAGTTTTCAAAGAACAACAAACAGCATGTGTCGTATATGCTATTGGGTATCCCAGTCTGTAAAAGTCTATGATTTCAAGTAAGAACCACAAAGAATGCAATACACTAAACTGCTGATCTCCGACACTCAAACTGTTGCATAACCATCATCCGGCAGGGATGCTAGAACGGATTGTTCCTGGTACTACCCTCAGCATTGCTAATACTGTAGATTTGAGGTGGAAGTGATGCTGATGCTGCCAGACTGTGAGTCATGCACAGGATATCACTGTTCTATGCAACCATTCTCTTAATGGGTTCATCTGGGAAGACTGAGAAAAATACTATAAGACGATGGCTTAAGTCTCATACAACAGATTTTGCAATTATAAAGAAGTAATAAGAAAGTGAAAACACTGAATTTAGGAGTTTTAGAAATTTTTCTGCTGTATTTTGGATACAGACAAGCGTTTTTGAAGTGTGACTGAGTTACACCTTTGAACATCAAACAAAAACCTTACTGACATTCACTTTTACAGAAAACCTACTTCAATAAGTTGGGGTTGGGGCTTGTCCAATAGTTTTCACATTCTAGTATCAGAAatagtatttgacaaaattactCAAGATAccacatgaaaacacaaaaatctCAACTTTGCCTAATATTTATGTTGTGGTTATTCAGTTTTTGGTTATAAAGTAAGTTTAGGAAAACAACTAGCAGCTGCAATTTTACTTTagccagaaaggaaacagaaagaaaaatctgacaaACATTGTTAGTATAGGGTACAAATTTTGGCAATTCAGTCACACAGCACAAATTAGCCATTTTTGTCCTTTCACTTTTTTTAGAGCTTAGCTTCATAAGGGAGGTAATTTTTCACTCAATTTTCTGATTTAATTCCTGATTATTATTTTCCCTATTTGATATATAGACATGTAAACACACAGGTTGTTGGTTTTCAAAGCAAGATCTCAAGAAATGATCCAAGCTGTCCTAGAAATTGATCATTGTtatcatctttttaatttttagtatgTATTGATtgtacaaatatttatatatatatgtgagtttTCTTATATTGccacacatctttttaaaaacaatctgtgGTTCTGTTCAGTTTCACATTGtgcaatatgtgtgtgtggtgtaaccTAATAGATATGACcaatatgttaaatatatttatacattatatatacatatatatatatatatatatataaacatgatCTAACAACAAAATTGACTAATTGTTTTTGTACCCAAACTTGCCACCAAGAATGGCTGTAACCCTTTCATAACATAATGGATAAGCAAGACAACAAAACATAAAAGGTATTAGAGCAAATCAATGAAGAACTTTCTATCTCTTTTTTACTATTTAggtaaaacagaagcaaaatgaaGTTATGAGGATTTTTGATTCTTACAACATTAAGTATGAGTTAATTGATATAACTCTCAGTCCCCAAGCACTGGTAGAAATGCGAACTAAGGCTGACTCTCCTAATGCCGTACCACCTCAGATATTCAATGGCCAAGAATATTGTGGAGTAAGAATGAATACTTGTTTATTTGGTTATATTTCATAACTTAAAGTCATATGTGTGAGTCAATGTCAATGTATGAGGTATGAAAGTCAGGTTTACTTATCTACAGAATAACTTAATTGTGTTTCTAACAACAAgacaatatttaataataaaaaga includes:
- the LOC142841476 gene encoding SH3 domain-binding glutamic acid-rich-like protein 3, producing the protein MSNVKVYYASVSGSREVKQKQNEVMRIFDSYNIKYELIDITLSPQALVEMRTKADSPNAVPPQIFNGQEYCGDFDTFHYAKENKEILKFLKMEKNGE